A window of the Synechococcus sp. M16.1 genome harbors these coding sequences:
- a CDS encoding DUF3038 domain-containing protein, translated as MTEAPAPSAPTDGARLSRRGVERLDLLLLTIEALDLNGGEAMVWTSQQMGLQAQFPNRVELWKRRCHNPLRRTTRRDQLDPVDAESLICLVCAMADRLYPMLHQLLSSREPEQLTQQRWQLFHERLRDLIEERMNQRREAVVRLLTMEPAGPVHRQLISTLAFCAGPGGIDRLRATLLDPTP; from the coding sequence ATGACTGAAGCTCCAGCCCCCAGCGCACCCACCGACGGCGCGCGTCTCAGCCGACGGGGCGTCGAGCGTCTCGACCTGTTGCTACTGACCATTGAGGCTCTCGACCTCAATGGTGGCGAGGCGATGGTCTGGACCAGCCAGCAGATGGGACTCCAGGCGCAATTCCCCAACCGGGTTGAACTTTGGAAGCGGCGCTGTCACAACCCGCTTCGGCGCACCACCCGGCGGGACCAGCTCGACCCGGTGGACGCCGAATCGCTGATCTGCCTGGTGTGTGCCATGGCTGATCGGCTCTACCCCATGCTCCATCAACTCCTTTCGAGCCGCGAACCGGAACAGCTCACCCAACAGCGTTGGCAGTTGTTCCACGAGCGCCTGCGGGACCTGATTGAGGAGCGGATGAATCAGCGCCGGGAAGCCGTTGTTCGCCTGCTCACGATGGAGCCGGCGGGCCCTGTGCACCGTCAGCTGATCAGCACCCTGGCGTTCTGCGCAGGCCCAGGAGGAATCGATCGTCTTCGCGCAACCCTGCTCGACCCCACGCCCTAG
- a CDS encoding adenine phosphoribosyltransferase, which yields MMPGAPPLRHLDLDLQSHIRSIPDFPKPGILFRDINPMLRSPEAMAEVIRQLGAFCDQVKPDLIVGIESRGFIFGAPLASDRRLGFVPVRKPGKLPGEVVGLDYALEYGTDRLEIQADAFENSPRVLVVDDLLATGGTAAATGQLVEQAGGCLVGFAFVIELAGLGGRQALPAGQPVDALLRYG from the coding sequence ATGATGCCAGGGGCACCGCCATTGCGTCACCTGGATTTGGATCTTCAGTCGCACATTCGCTCAATTCCAGATTTTCCCAAGCCTGGAATTCTGTTTCGAGACATCAACCCGATGCTGCGGTCGCCCGAAGCCATGGCCGAGGTGATCCGCCAGCTGGGTGCGTTCTGCGACCAGGTGAAGCCTGATCTGATCGTGGGGATCGAATCCCGGGGATTCATTTTTGGGGCACCTTTGGCCAGCGACCGACGGCTTGGCTTCGTGCCTGTCCGGAAGCCCGGAAAGCTGCCCGGTGAGGTGGTGGGTCTGGATTACGCCTTGGAGTACGGCACCGATCGGCTGGAGATCCAAGCCGATGCATTTGAGAATTCACCCCGGGTGCTGGTGGTGGACGATCTGTTGGCCACCGGTGGAACGGCTGCAGCAACGGGACAACTGGTGGAGCAGGCCGGTGGTTGCTTGGTGGGCTTTGCCTTTGTGATCGAGCTGGCAGGGCTTGGAGGCCGTCAAGCCTTGCCCGCAGGCCAGCCCGTGGACGCGTTGTTGCGCTACGGCTGA
- a CDS encoding DUF2949 domain-containing protein, with protein sequence MVMSSQRQPPATDALLQFLQRRLGLSPSALELGQRQAELEQAPLPIVLWSFGLLSLQQLEDVFDWQNSQP encoded by the coding sequence ATGGTGATGTCCAGCCAGCGGCAACCCCCAGCAACAGACGCCTTGCTGCAATTCCTTCAGCGCCGTTTGGGGTTGAGTCCAAGCGCCCTTGAGCTGGGGCAACGCCAGGCGGAACTGGAACAAGCCCCCCTCCCGATCGTGCTGTGGAGCTTCGGGTTGTTGAGTTTGCAGCAGTTGGAAGACGTCTTCGACTGGCAGAACAGTCAGCCGTAG
- a CDS encoding high light inducible protein has product MSQSSPTTPVVRGAQVTTEDGGRLNAFATEPRMEVVEATQGWGFHDRAEKLNGRMAMLGFIALLATELALGGESFVHGLLGLG; this is encoded by the coding sequence ATGTCCCAGTCCTCTCCCACCACTCCTGTCGTGCGCGGTGCACAGGTCACCACGGAAGATGGCGGCCGCCTCAACGCCTTTGCCACGGAACCCCGCATGGAAGTGGTTGAAGCAACCCAGGGTTGGGGTTTCCACGATCGCGCCGAAAAACTGAACGGCCGCATGGCCATGCTCGGTTTCATCGCTCTGCTGGCGACTGAACTGGCCCTGGGCGGCGAATCCTTCGTTCACGGGCTGCTCGGCCTGGGCTGA
- a CDS encoding magnesium chelatase subunit H encodes MFTQVRSADRRVAPVEGQNHKSVMKAVYVVLEPQYQNALTQAATALNASGGDLGIELSGYLIEELRDDDNYSGFCADVAEADVFVASLIFIEDLAQKVVDAVAPHRDRLKAAVVFPSMPEVMRLNKLGSFSMAQLGQSKSAIAGFMKKRKEAGGAGFQDAMLKLLNTLPTVLKYLPVEKAQDARSFMLSFQYWLGGTPDNLRNFLLMLADKYVFPAAEGDKRPAMEVAEPEVFPDLGIWHPLAPSMFEDLKEYLNWTSSRTDLSEEARKGPVIGLVLQRSHIVTGDDAHYVATIQELEFRGARVIPIFCGGLDFSKPVNAFFYDPLNPEQPLVDGIVSLTGFALVGGPARQDHPKAIESLKKLNRPYMVALPLVFQTTQEWEQSDLGLHPVQVALQIAIPELDGAIEPIVLSGRDDATGKAHTLQDRVDAIAERAIRWSSLRIKPRNEKKLAITVFSFPPDKGNVGTAAYLDVFGSIHRVMQEMKAKGYDVQDLPSTPRELLEAVINDADAMQGSPELSIAHRMSVEEYERLTPYSERLEENWGKPPGNLNSDGQNLLVFGRHFGNVFVGVQPTFGYEGDPMRLLYSRSASPHHGFAAYYTYLQKIWKADAVLHFGTHGSLEFMPGKQMGMSETCYPDSLIGALPNLYYYAANNPSEATIAKRRGYASTISYLTPPAENAGLYKGLKELGELVGSYQQLREGGRGIQIVNTIIETARQCNLDKDVDLPEEDASTLDLEGRDALVGAVYRQLMEIESRLLPCGLHTIGKPPTAEEAVATLVNIAALEREEDGLRSLPGLLAEAMGRSIEDIYKGNDEGVLADVELNRTITETSRAAIGAMVRTLTGRDGRVSLRNSFGWFYDLLAKFGFKLPSPWLRACCSAGFVQIDATELDKLFAYLRFCLEQVCADMEMESLLKALDGEYILPGPGGDPIRNPGVLPSGKNIHALDPQAIPTRAAVAAAKSVVDKLIERQREEQGTWPETIACVLWGTDNIKTYGESLAQILWFVGVKPMPDSVGRVNKLELIPLEELGRPRVDVVVNCSGVFRDLFINQMALIDQAVKMAAEADEPLEQNFVRKHALEQAEKEGTSLRDAACRVFSNASGSYSSNVNLAVENSTWEEEGELQEMYLSRKTFAFNADNPGEMNQKREVFENVMKTADVTFQNLDSAEISLTDVSHYFDSDPTKLIAGLRDDGKAPTSYIADTTTANAQVRSLSETIRLDSRTKLLNPKWYEGMLDSGYEGVREVAKRLNFTLGWSATSGAVDNFVYEEANETFINDPEMRKRLLELNPNSFRQIVGTLLEVHGRGYWETSDENIEQLQELYQEVEDRIEGVVTD; translated from the coding sequence ATGTTCACACAGGTCCGCTCCGCCGATCGCCGCGTTGCTCCTGTGGAGGGCCAGAACCACAAGTCCGTCATGAAGGCGGTTTATGTGGTGCTGGAGCCCCAGTACCAAAACGCCCTCACCCAGGCAGCGACGGCTCTCAATGCATCGGGTGGCGATCTCGGGATCGAGCTCAGCGGCTATCTGATCGAAGAACTCCGCGACGACGACAACTACTCCGGCTTCTGTGCCGATGTGGCTGAGGCTGATGTCTTTGTGGCCTCCTTGATCTTCATCGAAGATCTGGCGCAGAAGGTTGTGGACGCCGTTGCCCCCCACCGCGACCGACTCAAGGCGGCTGTGGTCTTCCCGTCCATGCCGGAGGTGATGCGTCTCAACAAGCTGGGCAGCTTCTCCATGGCCCAGCTCGGTCAGAGCAAGAGCGCCATCGCCGGCTTCATGAAGAAGCGGAAGGAAGCCGGAGGTGCTGGTTTCCAGGACGCGATGCTCAAGCTGCTGAACACGCTGCCCACCGTTCTCAAGTACCTGCCGGTTGAGAAGGCGCAGGACGCCCGCAGTTTCATGCTCAGCTTCCAGTACTGGCTGGGCGGTACCCCCGACAACCTGCGCAACTTCCTGTTGATGCTGGCGGACAAGTACGTCTTCCCAGCTGCAGAAGGTGACAAGCGCCCGGCAATGGAGGTGGCGGAGCCCGAAGTGTTCCCCGACCTCGGCATCTGGCACCCCCTAGCCCCCTCGATGTTCGAGGACCTCAAGGAATATCTGAACTGGACCTCCAGCCGCACCGACCTTTCTGAGGAAGCCCGCAAAGGGCCGGTGATCGGCTTGGTGCTGCAGCGCAGCCACATCGTCACCGGTGACGATGCCCATTACGTGGCCACCATCCAGGAGCTGGAGTTCCGTGGCGCTCGCGTGATTCCGATCTTCTGCGGCGGTCTCGACTTCTCCAAGCCGGTCAACGCTTTCTTCTACGACCCGCTCAATCCCGAGCAGCCCCTGGTGGACGGCATCGTCTCCCTCACCGGTTTTGCGCTGGTCGGAGGTCCGGCCCGTCAGGACCACCCCAAGGCGATTGAGTCGCTGAAGAAGCTCAACCGTCCTTACATGGTGGCGCTTCCCCTCGTCTTCCAGACCACCCAGGAGTGGGAACAGAGCGACCTTGGCCTGCACCCGGTGCAGGTGGCCCTGCAGATCGCCATTCCGGAACTGGATGGCGCCATCGAGCCCATCGTTCTTTCGGGTCGCGACGATGCCACCGGCAAGGCGCACACCCTTCAAGACCGGGTTGATGCCATTGCTGAGCGGGCCATCCGCTGGTCTTCGCTGCGGATCAAGCCCCGCAACGAGAAGAAGCTGGCGATCACCGTGTTCAGCTTCCCTCCCGACAAGGGCAATGTCGGTACGGCGGCTTACCTCGACGTCTTCGGCTCCATCCATCGGGTGATGCAGGAGATGAAGGCGAAGGGCTACGACGTGCAGGACCTGCCTTCCACGCCCCGAGAGCTGTTGGAGGCCGTCATCAACGACGCCGATGCCATGCAGGGCTCTCCGGAGCTTTCAATCGCCCACCGCATGAGCGTTGAGGAGTATGAGCGTCTGACGCCCTACTCCGAACGGCTCGAAGAGAACTGGGGCAAGCCCCCCGGCAACCTCAACAGCGATGGCCAGAACCTGCTGGTTTTCGGTCGCCACTTCGGCAACGTTTTCGTTGGCGTTCAGCCCACCTTCGGCTACGAGGGTGATCCGATGCGCCTGCTCTATTCCCGCAGCGCCAGCCCCCACCACGGCTTCGCCGCTTATTACACCTATCTCCAGAAGATCTGGAAGGCTGATGCGGTGCTCCACTTCGGCACCCACGGCTCCCTTGAGTTCATGCCCGGCAAGCAGATGGGCATGAGCGAAACCTGCTATCCCGATTCACTGATCGGTGCGCTGCCCAACCTCTACTACTACGCCGCCAATAACCCCTCAGAGGCCACCATCGCCAAGCGGCGGGGTTATGCCTCCACCATCAGCTACCTCACCCCTCCGGCTGAAAATGCAGGCCTTTACAAAGGCCTGAAGGAACTGGGTGAGCTGGTGGGCTCCTACCAGCAGCTGCGTGAGGGTGGCCGCGGCATTCAGATCGTCAACACGATCATCGAGACGGCACGTCAGTGCAATCTCGATAAGGATGTCGACCTTCCTGAGGAGGATGCCTCGACCCTCGACCTGGAGGGTCGTGATGCCTTGGTGGGCGCAGTTTACCGCCAGTTGATGGAGATCGAAAGCCGTCTCCTTCCCTGTGGCCTGCACACCATTGGCAAGCCCCCCACCGCAGAGGAAGCTGTCGCCACCTTGGTGAACATCGCTGCTCTCGAGCGTGAGGAGGATGGGCTGCGCTCACTCCCCGGCCTGCTGGCTGAGGCGATGGGCCGCTCGATCGAAGACATCTACAAAGGCAACGACGAGGGCGTCCTCGCCGATGTTGAGCTCAACCGCACGATCACGGAGACATCCCGCGCTGCCATTGGCGCCATGGTTCGCACCCTCACCGGCCGTGATGGCCGGGTCAGCCTGCGCAACAGCTTCGGTTGGTTCTACGACCTGCTGGCCAAGTTCGGCTTCAAGCTCCCCTCACCTTGGCTGCGGGCCTGCTGCAGTGCTGGCTTCGTGCAGATCGATGCCACCGAGCTCGACAAGCTCTTTGCCTATCTGCGCTTCTGCCTTGAGCAGGTGTGTGCCGACATGGAAATGGAGAGTCTGCTGAAGGCTCTCGATGGTGAATACATCCTTCCGGGCCCCGGTGGTGATCCGATTCGGAATCCTGGTGTGCTGCCCAGCGGCAAGAACATCCACGCCCTCGACCCGCAGGCGATCCCCACCCGTGCGGCGGTGGCTGCAGCCAAGAGTGTTGTCGACAAGTTGATTGAGCGTCAGCGCGAGGAGCAGGGCACCTGGCCCGAAACCATCGCCTGCGTGCTCTGGGGAACCGACAACATCAAGACCTACGGCGAATCTCTGGCTCAGATCCTCTGGTTCGTTGGCGTCAAGCCGATGCCGGATTCCGTGGGTCGGGTGAACAAGCTTGAGCTGATTCCCCTGGAAGAACTCGGCCGCCCCCGCGTTGATGTGGTGGTGAACTGCTCCGGTGTGTTCCGCGATCTGTTCATCAACCAGATGGCGCTGATAGATCAGGCCGTGAAGATGGCTGCCGAGGCCGACGAGCCTCTGGAGCAGAACTTCGTCCGCAAGCACGCCCTCGAGCAGGCGGAGAAAGAAGGCACGAGCCTGCGCGATGCGGCGTGCCGGGTGTTCTCCAATGCCAGCGGCAGCTACAGCTCCAACGTCAACCTCGCGGTGGAGAACAGCACCTGGGAGGAGGAAGGTGAGCTGCAGGAGATGTACCTCTCTCGCAAGACCTTCGCCTTCAATGCCGACAATCCTGGTGAGATGAACCAGAAGCGGGAGGTGTTCGAGAACGTGATGAAGACGGCGGATGTCACCTTCCAGAATCTCGATTCGGCTGAGATCTCTCTCACCGATGTGAGCCACTACTTCGACTCCGACCCCACCAAGCTCATTGCTGGCCTGCGTGATGACGGCAAAGCTCCCACCAGCTACATCGCTGACACCACCACGGCCAACGCCCAGGTGCGGTCGCTGAGTGAAACGATCCGCCTGGATTCACGCACCAAGCTGCTGAATCCCAAGTGGTACGAAGGCATGCTCGACTCCGGCTACGAGGGTGTGCGTGAGGTGGCCAAGCGCCTCAACTTCACCTTGGGTTGGAGTGCCACCAGCGGTGCCGTTGACAACTTCGTCTACGAAGAAGCCAACG
- the dapB gene encoding 4-hydroxy-tetrahydrodipicolinate reductase yields the protein MTAPIPVVVAGALGRMGAEVIKAVVGAEDCSLVGAIDNTPGKEGADVGLELGLGELEVAVTADFEGCLCAVSQSVRDSGSGAVLVDFTHPSVVYEHTRAAIAYGVHPVIGTTGLSPEQLNDLTEFSAKASVGGAVIPNFSVGMVLLQQAAAAAARFYDHAELTELHHNRKADAPSGTCIKTAELMEELGKSFNPEEVDEHESLTGCRGGQRDSGLRLHSVRLPGLVAHQEVMFGAPGETYTLRHDTIDRSAYMPGVLLTVRKVGSLGSLVYGLERLI from the coding sequence ATGACCGCTCCGATTCCCGTCGTTGTTGCCGGTGCCCTGGGGCGCATGGGCGCCGAGGTGATCAAGGCTGTGGTGGGAGCCGAAGACTGCAGCCTGGTTGGCGCCATCGACAACACCCCCGGCAAAGAAGGGGCAGACGTGGGTCTGGAGCTGGGCCTTGGCGAACTGGAGGTGGCCGTGACGGCTGATTTCGAAGGCTGTCTCTGCGCTGTGAGCCAATCGGTGCGGGACAGCGGCAGCGGCGCCGTGTTGGTGGATTTCACCCACCCCTCCGTTGTTTATGAGCACACCCGCGCGGCGATCGCCTACGGCGTTCACCCCGTGATCGGAACCACTGGACTCTCGCCTGAACAACTCAACGACCTCACCGAGTTCTCGGCCAAAGCGTCCGTGGGTGGGGCCGTGATTCCCAATTTCTCCGTGGGCATGGTGCTGTTGCAGCAAGCCGCAGCCGCAGCGGCGCGCTTCTACGACCACGCGGAGCTGACGGAACTGCACCACAACCGCAAGGCGGACGCCCCCAGCGGCACCTGCATCAAAACCGCTGAGCTGATGGAGGAGCTGGGCAAGAGCTTCAATCCCGAGGAAGTGGATGAGCACGAATCCCTTACGGGCTGCCGCGGCGGACAGCGGGACAGCGGCCTGCGGCTGCACTCCGTACGGCTGCCAGGCCTGGTGGCTCACCAGGAAGTGATGTTCGGTGCCCCGGGGGAGACCTACACCCTGCGTCACGACACCATCGATCGTTCCGCCTACATGCCTGGGGTGCTGCTCACGGTGCGCAAGGTGGGCAGCCTCGGCAGCCTTGTGTACGGCCTCGAGCGGCTGATCTGA
- a CDS encoding FAD-dependent monooxygenase, which produces MAPSPPEIHVLGAGPTGALTALALGLRGQRVVLFDPLTASELQARSRAYAITHSSRRLLTNLGLWNDLRDALVPFRDLDLRDGATNARVLFGEDDLASANRHHDGIGWILDHRPLMKLLLARLEANGNVAMHLSEPSPDPSADALIVAADGPRSPTREAWGIRHWGIRYRQGCLTAKVVLRGLPHDRACELFRPEGPLAVLPLGQGTFQVVWSAPWQRCQQRSTLQRSAFLDQLAAVLPEGIEPDFLLDQPRAFPQQWLLARRFHLGRGVLIGEAGHRCHPVGGQGLNLCWRDVEGLLRAVERGGSATTIARRYGMSRWLDVLQVGVATDLLVRVFSNRQPLLLPLRRLALLLLKQFSGLRQLSLRAMSDGPMQLWRALPN; this is translated from the coding sequence ATGGCTCCATCCCCTCCAGAGATTCATGTTTTGGGAGCTGGTCCCACCGGTGCCCTCACCGCTCTCGCCCTCGGCCTCCGTGGTCAGCGCGTGGTCCTGTTTGACCCGCTGACGGCATCGGAACTTCAGGCCAGAAGCCGGGCATACGCCATCACCCACTCCAGCCGCCGGTTGTTGACCAATCTGGGCCTTTGGAACGACCTGCGCGATGCCTTGGTTCCCTTCCGTGATCTGGATTTGCGGGACGGAGCCACCAACGCCCGCGTTCTCTTCGGCGAGGACGATCTGGCATCAGCCAATCGACACCACGACGGCATTGGCTGGATCCTCGATCACCGGCCCTTGATGAAGCTGTTGCTGGCTCGGCTCGAGGCCAATGGCAACGTGGCGATGCACCTGTCCGAACCAAGCCCTGATCCAAGCGCTGATGCTCTGATCGTGGCGGCTGACGGACCTCGCTCCCCCACACGGGAGGCCTGGGGCATCCGTCACTGGGGCATCCGCTATCGCCAGGGGTGTCTGACCGCCAAAGTTGTCCTGAGGGGACTCCCCCACGACAGGGCCTGCGAGTTGTTTCGCCCGGAAGGCCCTCTCGCCGTTTTGCCCCTGGGGCAGGGCACGTTCCAGGTGGTGTGGAGTGCACCCTGGCAGCGTTGCCAGCAGCGCAGCACGTTGCAGCGCAGTGCCTTTCTCGATCAGCTGGCCGCTGTTCTACCGGAGGGGATTGAACCGGATTTCCTTCTGGATCAGCCCCGAGCCTTCCCCCAGCAATGGCTGCTGGCTCGCCGCTTTCATCTCGGACGGGGCGTGCTGATCGGCGAAGCGGGCCACCGCTGCCATCCCGTGGGAGGCCAGGGACTCAATCTCTGCTGGCGTGATGTGGAAGGTTTGTTGCGCGCCGTGGAGCGGGGCGGCAGCGCCACAACAATCGCTCGACGCTACGGGATGAGCCGCTGGCTCGATGTGCTTCAGGTGGGTGTGGCGACGGATCTTCTGGTGCGGGTGTTCTCCAACCGCCAACCGCTGTTACTGCCCCTGCGGCGTTTGGCCCTGCTGCTGCTGAAACAGTTCTCTGGGCTGCGCCAGCTCAGCCTGCGGGCCATGAGTGACGGCCCCATGCAGCTCTGGCGGGCCTTGCCAAACTGA